The DNA segment TTCCTGACACAAATGCTGCGATCTACCGTAGTGAGTACCCACGACACGCCCCCTCGGTTCGATGAGTGCCCAATTAAATCCTGACCGGTCCTACCTCGCAAAACCATTGGCTCTCGCAACGAGGAACGGGGAGCGGCGGCATGGACCGGGCCGTCGAGCAGCCGGGCCGCTCGACGGTCTCGCTTGAGTGACCTCTATTTTCTAGCTCGCTGGCTGCAGCGGGAGCGCCACCGCAAGGGAGTTCCACTTCCTTCTCGCTCCGCCGGTCCGCTCTCTCCTTCGGCTGGCGAGTTTGCCCGTGAGGGTGCGGGGAAGAACGCGATCGGCATCTTCTCAACGTGGTTGCAGACGGCGGTGCGCAGGTCGAGGATGACGCCCTCGCCAATGCGCGCGGAGTACCAGCGCGTGACGCGTGAGACGCCGGCGTCGGCCGCGGCGACTACGGCGATGACCACGGCGAGCTGCACAATGGTGCCGACGGCGCCCCGGACGACGATGGTGTCGACCACGCGGCGGGCGAGCACCGGCGTCGCGACAGCGAGGATCGCGCCGACACGGAGATGCCGATGAAGAGGAGCAGGCGGGCGCCGTAGGGGACCACGAACGTCACAGTGCGGCGCACGGACTCACGGGAAACGCCGTGCTTGCCGCTCTAGGCGGAGCAGATCCGGTAGAGGGAGCTCCAGGCGACGCCTTCCATGCTCATGTCTGTGGGGTCCTTGTGTGGGAGATGGGCAGGGACTGCGATGTCCATGGCGTCACTCGAGCGGCTCCCTCGAGCGGCACCCTGGCTAGGGCAACGAGATATAAATCTGAGGGGTGGTCGTCGGATGGAGTGTTACGGCCGAGGTGACGGTGCATAGCGGCCGCCACGGCAAAGTCACCGGGGAAGTAGCCCGATCGAGGCCAGACGCACCAAGTGGTGTGGCTGGGTGAGACGCGATCCACCCGCGGGCCTGACAGACAGGGCGCCGCGGACGAGTGGAGAATATGTCAACATACCCTTCACGCCTTGTTCGTTCATCTACACCAGCCTGACGCTCGAAAACAAGAAATTACCTCACGTAGTAGATAGATTTCGATGCCTGCTTGAAGCTTCTCTGGCTCTACGGACCGTCGGGTTCGGACGATCGCCCCCTCGTCAGTTGGCTACTGCGATCGCGGCCGGTGAACCCGACGACTTGTTGCACTGCTCATGGCTTTTAGGACATAGCATCTAGGGGAGAGCGAAGGCCTTTCGGTCGGGCGCCGATTACCCTCGGGAGAATTAGTGAACAGCGACACCCTCCGCGACGCCCTGGCTCGCAACCAGGTCATCATCGTCACCGGAACGGGAGTGTCGGCAGCCATCAGCGACCGAGCACCTACCGCGACCTGGGTTGGTCTACTCGACGATGGTGTGAAGCGAGTCGAGCGGATCGATTCAGATCGTGGCGCGCTCCTTCGCATGCGCCTCGACGCGTACGTAGACGCAGCTCCGGGCAAGGCGCGCATCTCCGACCTTACAAACCTCGCCACCGAGCTAAGGTAAGAATTTGCCTTGAATGATGCGCAACGATTCAACCGGTGGCTGACGAGGTCAGTCGGAGCCCTTGCACCTATCGACCACACGCTCGCGAACGCCATTGCCGCTCTTCGATCGCCGATTTTCACGACAAATTACGATACTTTGCTCGAGCAGGCTCTTGGCCGCTCCTCCGCGAGCTGGACCCAGCCCGATCAGATGCGAATTATTGCGACCGGCGGCGAGGCAATTGGTCATTTGCATGGCATCTACTCCGATGGCGATAATGTCATATTCAGCGAGCAGGACTACGCTCGTGTCATTAGCAATACTTCTGCTCAAAATCTGCAGAACTCCGCATTTACAATGAAAACTTTCCTTTTTATCGGTTTTGGTGCCGGCACTGACGACCCAAATTTTAAGTTGATGGTGGACAACTTTGATAAGTCGTTCGGCGGCACCGCGGGAGCGCATTACAGACTCTGCAAGTCGTCTGATGTTCACGCCGACTCGGACCTTGATGCCGTAGTTGATCTTGCATACGGTGATGACTTCGCAGATCTACCCAACTTCCTGGCAACCCTGGTCCCCGATCAGGATGTGCGAGCAGCAGTAGACCTGCGCACTACCTCATTCGCCGATATTCAGTCGAGGGTGCGGGATAACTCCACCTTATGGAGAGATACAGATTCCCTCGAAGATAAGAGTGTCGCGGAGCTGATTGTCGAGCCTATTTTTCTTCCAGAGCCTCACGATCAATACGCGCAGTCTTCCGTGGTAGAAAAGGAAAAGGCAAATATCGAGCCTATCGATATTATTGACTTACTTGAGGACCATCGTGTCATCTTGGTTGCGGGGGAAGAAAATTCGGGAGTGACGACCGCTCTTCTCTGGGCCGTAAACCGAATCCTAACGCAAGACGTGGGATTGCACTCAGTGATCATTGACGAGCCGATTATCGCGGGATTAAGCCCAATCTCTAAAAAACTTGATCGCTTCTATAAGGCGGCAAATATCGAGGAATGGCACGACCAGACTGGCCAGTCCGTCCTGGCGGTCGATAATCTTCGCTTTGAGAAGTCGGATAAATATAAGCGTGTCGTAAGGGAGGTCTCCTCGCTTCTGACAAAGCATACTTTGATCGGTGTGAGGCAACAGGATGCTCTCGACGTTGCGAGTAGCTTGACCGAGGCGGGCGTCTCCAAGGTCGAGATCGTATATCTCGGGCGATTCAGTAACATTGAAGCACGAGAGCTTGCTAAGCGCTTGTCTCCTGGTAGCGAGGGCAAGCTTGTTCAATCCGTTATGATCGTCATTCGCGAAAAGCGACTTCCTCGTAATCCGTTTACCATCACCTTGCTTCTCGAGCTAATCCGAAATGGATCGGCGCTAAAGGATGAGGAGTCGGAGATCGCTGTTCTAGACAAATATGTTGATTTACTGCTGGTCGGAGATTTCTTCAGGAATCTAGGACGAGACGAGCTGACGCTCAGAAATAAGCGTCTTGTCCTAGTGACTCTTGCCCGGAAGCTTGTAGAGCGAAAGGAGGATCGCGCGCCGCAGTCCGACTTCATTAGCTGGATCGAGCAGCTTTTTGCGGAGTTGAATTGGCCATACGATGCTTTAGGTTGCTTGAATGACCTCATCAAAAGGCGCGTGCTGGGAAAGGGTACTGATAACACAGTGCATTTCCAGCGTTCCGCGTATCTCGAACTTATGGCGGGTATAGCCGCTCAGGAAGATTCTTCCTTCCGTCAACTAGTGTTTGATTCGCCTCTTGAGCTTGCGTCAATCGTCCGAACTTATGCCGCGATGAGTCGGACGAGCGCTGAAGTACTGCACCTGATGGACGAGCAGTTGGATCTGATCGTGGACGATTCATTATCAGGCTCTGTATTCGCCAGTGTCCGGCAATTGCCGGCGACAGACAGGTTGTTCAGTGACGCTGCCGAGTCGCCTACACGCGGTGAGACTGAACCAATGGCGGCGCCTGCAACTCTTCAGGAAAAGCGCTACTACGATGTAACGGACGACCGTGATGTTCCCGCTTTCTTGACCGCGCGCATCGAGGACTTGACGCCGGGAAGGGTCGCGGCATTGGTGATTGATCTAGCATCGCGCGTTCTCCGCGACACTGACGAGATACGTGATCAGCGCTTGAAGGGAGATCTGCTAAAGAAGGTCCTAGTGGGATGGGTGCGTTTTCTTGACTTGTATGAAAACGACCTTCGGGTGCATCCAGAATTCGACAATGCGATTCGCTCGCTCTTCTTCAAAGAGGGAAAAGACTTCGATGAGGACGACGTAGCGAGAATGAAAGCTTCCGTCCTGAAAGTTGCGCCAAGCTACTTGACTTTTAGCGGAATAACGTACTGTCTCGCGGGCCCCAGCCTTACGCCATTGCTCGAGCAGGTTGAAATTGCGGATGAAGACCCAACTGAGTACTCGGCAATTGTGCGAACTCTGGCCCTCTATGCCTCGGGTTCGCTCGGCTGGGTCAAGTCGCTGGGTAGCCTCAGCTTGCGAGCCAAGAAGTCTTGGTTCTCGGCGTCTTTCCTATCTTCGATAGCACGGTACGCATACGTATCTGACGAACGCTTATCGGACGAGGACCGTGGGAGTATTCGGGAATTTCTGCGCGAATCGATCGATATCCGGTATAGCTTTGCTGGCGGCGTGACCGCGAAGAACAAGGCCATGAATAGCTTCGAGGACGAGTTGCGGAAAGTCCTGTTGAAAGAAAAAGTTGAAGCACCTCGTTCTATCACAGTGTTGGAGTGATTTGTCGCGGTGTTGGCCATAATGCTCTAGTGCCTCAATCGAGTATCACTTGAACGATAAGGGTCATTAGTCATCAAATACGGTTCGGCGAATGGTTCGGCTTTGTGAAGTAGTGGTTGCACTTCGGTAGCGGCCTGTCCGTCCCGTCGCGCGGTCGGCACCTAAACGGCTTACCCTGGCGCAGGCCCGCCTTATTCTTCAGCGCCGCACAACTGACGGGGACCAAGCGTGTTCGAGGTACAGCTTCGGGTCGCCCGTGCCGTCTGCCGAGATCGACCAGACGTCGGTGTCTCCCGCGGCGCTCTCGCGGGGGAGGCCGTACAGGAGGGTGTCGTCGTCGAGCCAGGCGACCTGGTCGTCGACGCTGCGCTCCTCGGGGAGGACGGTTTCGACCCCTGTCGCCAGATCCAGCACCGCGATCCGCCAGTCCGGCACCCCGTTGCCGACGTCCTTCTTGTATGCCACCCGCGTCTCGTCCGGCGACAGCGACGGGCACTCCGCCGTGTCGTGGATCGCCGTCATCGTCCGCGCCGACATGCTCCCGCGCACCAGCCACGTCCGCGACCCCGACGCCGCGGTCGCGTAGAAGGTGTCCCCGTCGTTCGCGAAGGTGACCCCCCAGAGGTTCCGGTCGGCGGCCGTCAGCGGCGCTCCGGCGACGCTCAGCGCGAAGGACTCCAGATCCCCCGGGTCCGGCACCGCCGGGTCGAGCGAGCGGATGACGGTCTGCGTGGAGAACGTGGTCGGCGCGTACGAGTGCCCGGTCACGAACGCGGTGGTGCTCAGCATCCCGTCGCCGATGCGGGCGCGGCTGGGGATGCCGGGCAGCGGCCACGTCTGCAGGGTCTCGCCGTCGGCGCCGGTCAGCACGGCCTCGAAGGTGGTCAGCACGCCCCGGTCGGTGCGCAGGCAGAGCTCCATCGACTCGGTCGCGGCCACGCGGTCGCAGGCGCGGTCGGTGAGGGTGCGCGCCGCGCCCGGGTCGGCCAGCGGCACGGAGGCGACCAGCCCGTAGCCCTGGCCGCTCGCGGTGTTGCGGAAGACGATCCGGTCGCCGTCGGCGGGGGCGTCGGTCGAGACGGCGACGGCCGAGTCGGCGGAGGCGCGCGCCTGGTACCGCGCCCAGGCGCCCGCTCCGTAGACAGCCGCGCCGCCGAGCAGGGCGACGGCGGCCACCACGGCGATGATCCAGCGCGCGCGGTCCGAGAGACGGCGGGACCCGGCCGTCATTCCTTCTTCTCCGCGAAGCGCTCGCGCAGCAGCAGCGCCGCCACGGGGAGGGCCGCCGCGAGGCCGACGGCGACGGCGATCATCGCGCCCTCCCGGCCGAGCCACAGCCACAGCGCTCCGAAGCCGACCGAGGCGAACAGCCGCGCGACCGCGACGACCGTCTGGGCCGCGGCGATCCCGCTCGCCCGGATCTCGGCGGGCACGCTCGCCCCGGCGACGGCCGCGAGCACGCCGTCGGTCGCGGCGTAGAAGGCGCCGAGCAGCAGCAGGCAGGCGATGGTCACCGCGAGCCCGGAGGCGGGCGACGCCGCGAGCACGTAGACGGCGAGCAGCAGCACATGGCCGGCGGCGAACATCCGCGCGCGGCCCCAGCGGTCGGCGAGGCGGCCGAACGGGATCGCGAGCGCGAGGTAGGCGGCGTTCGTCCCGACGTACAGCAGCGGGAACCACTGCGCCGCGAAGCCGCTGCGGCTCTGCAGCACCAGGTAGACGAAGCCGTCGCCCACCGTGAGCAGCCCGAGCAGACCGGCGGCGAGCAGGAGGCAGCGCGGGCGCCGGTCCCAGAGGCGGCGCCACGGCAGCGTCGTTCGCGCCGCGCCGCCGACGATGCGCGTCCGCACGTCCGGCACGAACAGCAGCAGCACGACCACGCCGAGCGTCGCGAAGGCGGCCGACAGCACGAATACCGTCGAGTAGCCGTCCGGCACGAGCAGCAGCACGACGAAGGCCAGGAGCGGCCCGATCGTCGCGCCGACGGTGTCGAGCATCCGGTGCACGCCGAAGGAGCGGGCGAGCGACGCCGGCTCGGACGAGGCGGAGATCATCGCGTCGCGGGGCGCGGTGCGGATGCCCTTGCCGAGGCGGTCGACGGTGACGACGGCGGTGAGCGCGGCCGGGCCGCTGCCGGCCAGCAGGCCCAGGCGCGCGAGCATCGACAGGCCGTAGCCGGCGAGGGCGACGAGCTTGGGCCGGTCGGTGCGGTCGGCGGTCCAGCCGGCGCCGATCCGGACGAACGCGCTGACGCCCTGATAGAGGCCGTCGAGGAAGCCGTACGCGAGCGTCGACATGCCGAGCGCGGCGGTGATGTAGAAGGGGAGGATCGCGGCGGTCGACTCCGAGGAGATGTCGGTGAAGAGGCTGACGATGCCGAGGGCGATGACGGCGGGGGCGATGCGCGACGGGCCGGTGCCGCGCGCCGGCTGCTCCGCGGCGCCCTCGGGCCGGTCGGACAGGGAGATGTACACGTCTAGCCGCCGCTCGGGTGCAGGACGGCGATCAGCGAGTAGCTCATCCGCGGGGTGCCGGTCGGCGTGACGGAGAGGCTGACGCTGTCCGCGCCCGCGGTGAAGACCATCGCGGCGCCGTCGGCGGGCGCGTCGACGGCGGCGGAGGTGAAGCCCTGCGCGGCCAGCGAGCGGCGGTAGCTCTCGACGATCTGCTCGGCGTCGAGAGCGACGGTCGCGGTGAGGCCCGAGCGCAGCGCGCCGCCGGCGGGCTCGACCGAGCTCGAGGCGACGACCGAGTCGGGCAGCGGGGCGACGACGGCGGAGGGGTAGCCGGCGACCAGCGCGCGGGTGGCGCTCGCGGCGGCCGGCAGCGGGAGGGAGACGAGGGCGGCGCGCGGTGTGGAGTCGGGCAGGCCGGTGTCGACGGGGGCGGGGCCGGAGACCTCGAGCGGGGCGGAGGGGTCGGCGACGGCGGCGGGGTTCGACGGGTCGGGCGGGGTGACGGTGGCGGCGGAGGTCGCGCCCGGGGTCGCGGCGGCGCCGGGGGAGGAGGTGGTGCCGGAGGAGGGTGCGCCGGGGGAGGAGCTGCCCGCGGAGCCGGTCGCGCCCGCGCTGATCGGGCTGCCGTCGCCGGGGCCGCCGGCGGTCGCGTCGAGCACGAGGGCCCCCGCGACCAGCAGCAGGGCGACCGCTCCGGCCCCCACCAGCAGGCGTCGTCGAGCGTCCAAGGGGTCTCCGAATGCGGGCGCACCGACGATCGTGGCCGGCCAGGATCCGTCCATCCGCGTCGGGTCGCGTCTCGCGGATCTTAGCTCTCGCGGGGCCCGACCGCACCTGTCGATACGGTGGGCGGATGAGATCGAGGCGGGCGGCGGTCGCGGGCGCCGTGCTGCTCGGGCTGCTGACCGGGTGCGCGACGGGGCCGACGGCTGGAGTCGACGAGCAGATCCTCGGGGCGGAGGAGCTCGGCGACGCGGCGGTGGGTGCCGCGGAGTCGCTGCACCCGGTGCTGATCGGCGCGGACCTCCGGGTGTCGGTGCGCGGCGGCAAGCCCTCGGCTCGGCACGACGACGAGCGCTGGGTGGAGCTGTTCCTCCGCCTGGTACCGCAGGGGACGGGGCCCGGGGCGAGTGGGGAGATCCAGGAGGCGATCGAGAGCGAGCTGCTCGCCGACGGCTGGGTTCCGGACGAGCTGGCGCGCGACGCCGCGGAGACCGGCGAGGGCGCCGAGCTGTGGTTCACTCGGCCGGGCGCCGAGGGCACCGCGACCTGGGACGGCGACTCCCCGGGCGACTGGCACGTCTCCGTCTGGGACCGCCTCGACTACGTGCAGATCGACATTCAGAGCCCGTTCGCGCTGACGACGGGCACGCAGTACGCCACCGCCGACAACGTGGAGGCGCGGCATCCGGAGTGGCGGAGCCCGGACGGCGTGCTGCCGTGAGGTGTGTCCCTTGCTGATCGAGTAGCCCGCATTGCGGGCGTA comes from the Rathayibacter festucae DSM 15932 genome and includes:
- a CDS encoding SIR2 family NAD-dependent protein deacylase, producing the protein MNDAQRFNRWLTRSVGALAPIDHTLANAIAALRSPIFTTNYDTLLEQALGRSSASWTQPDQMRIIATGGEAIGHLHGIYSDGDNVIFSEQDYARVISNTSAQNLQNSAFTMKTFLFIGFGAGTDDPNFKLMVDNFDKSFGGTAGAHYRLCKSSDVHADSDLDAVVDLAYGDDFADLPNFLATLVPDQDVRAAVDLRTTSFADIQSRVRDNSTLWRDTDSLEDKSVAELIVEPIFLPEPHDQYAQSSVVEKEKANIEPIDIIDLLEDHRVILVAGEENSGVTTALLWAVNRILTQDVGLHSVIIDEPIIAGLSPISKKLDRFYKAANIEEWHDQTGQSVLAVDNLRFEKSDKYKRVVREVSSLLTKHTLIGVRQQDALDVASSLTEAGVSKVEIVYLGRFSNIEARELAKRLSPGSEGKLVQSVMIVIREKRLPRNPFTITLLLELIRNGSALKDEESEIAVLDKYVDLLLVGDFFRNLGRDELTLRNKRLVLVTLARKLVERKEDRAPQSDFISWIEQLFAELNWPYDALGCLNDLIKRRVLGKGTDNTVHFQRSAYLELMAGIAAQEDSSFRQLVFDSPLELASIVRTYAAMSRTSAEVLHLMDEQLDLIVDDSLSGSVFASVRQLPATDRLFSDAAESPTRGETEPMAAPATLQEKRYYDVTDDRDVPAFLTARIEDLTPGRVAALVIDLASRVLRDTDEIRDQRLKGDLLKKVLVGWVRFLDLYENDLRVHPEFDNAIRSLFFKEGKDFDEDDVARMKASVLKVAPSYLTFSGITYCLAGPSLTPLLEQVEIADEDPTEYSAIVRTLALYASGSLGWVKSLGSLSLRAKKSWFSASFLSSIARYAYVSDERLSDEDRGSIREFLRESIDIRYSFAGGVTAKNKAMNSFEDELRKVLLKEKVEAPRSITVLE
- a CDS encoding MFS transporter, which encodes MYISLSDRPEGAAEQPARGTGPSRIAPAVIALGIVSLFTDISSESTAAILPFYITAALGMSTLAYGFLDGLYQGVSAFVRIGAGWTADRTDRPKLVALAGYGLSMLARLGLLAGSGPAALTAVVTVDRLGKGIRTAPRDAMISASSEPASLARSFGVHRMLDTVGATIGPLLAFVVLLLVPDGYSTVFVLSAAFATLGVVVLLLFVPDVRTRIVGGAARTTLPWRRLWDRRPRCLLLAAGLLGLLTVGDGFVYLVLQSRSGFAAQWFPLLYVGTNAAYLALAIPFGRLADRWGRARMFAAGHVLLLAVYVLAASPASGLAVTIACLLLLGAFYAATDGVLAAVAGASVPAEIRASGIAAAQTVVAVARLFASVGFGALWLWLGREGAMIAVAVGLAAALPVAALLLRERFAEKKE